The following coding sequences lie in one Eubacterium ventriosum genomic window:
- the gltX gene encoding glutamate--tRNA ligase: protein MTKVRTRFAPSPTGRMHVGNLRTALYEFLIAKHAGGDFILRIEDTDRERLVEGAVDIIYRTMAETGLVHDEGPDKDKGFGPYVQSERQASGLYLEYAKKLIESGDAYYCFCDKERLESLKTSVGEDGKEITVYDKHCLHLSKEEIQANLDAGKPYVIRINMPTEGTTTFVDELYGEITVENKELDDMILIKSDGYPTYNFANVVDDHLQQITHVVRGNEYISSSPKYQRLYEAFGWEPPKYVHLPLITDENHKKLSKRSGHASYEDLIEQGFLPEAVVNYLALLGWSPEDNREIFSLDELIKEFDYHKVNKSPSVFDIQKLKWMNGEYIKAMDNEKFYEKAMPYIKKVITKDLDLEKILDMVKTRIETFPELMDMVDFFEELSEYDVAMYTHKKMKTNSENSLEVLTELLPILEATDDYSVDGLHDTVFEYIGKKGCKNGQALWPLRTAVSGKQMTPAGAFEIMEVIGKEESISRIKKGIELLSK, encoded by the coding sequence ATGACAAAAGTTAGAACAAGATTCGCACCTAGTCCAACAGGAAGAATGCATGTAGGAAATTTAAGAACTGCACTTTATGAATTTTTGATTGCTAAGCATGCAGGTGGAGATTTTATTTTAAGAATAGAAGATACAGATAGAGAGCGTTTGGTTGAAGGCGCAGTTGATATTATTTATAGAACTATGGCTGAAACAGGTCTTGTACATGATGAAGGTCCTGATAAGGATAAGGGATTTGGTCCTTATGTTCAGAGCGAGCGTCAGGCATCAGGTTTATACCTTGAATATGCTAAGAAGTTAATTGAATCAGGAGATGCATATTACTGTTTTTGTGATAAGGAGAGATTGGAATCTTTGAAGACTTCTGTAGGTGAAGATGGAAAAGAGATTACAGTTTATGACAAGCATTGTCTTCATTTATCAAAAGAAGAAATCCAGGCAAATCTTGATGCAGGCAAGCCTTATGTAATTAGAATTAACATGCCAACAGAAGGAACTACAACTTTTGTTGATGAATTATATGGTGAGATTACTGTTGAAAACAAAGAACTTGACGATATGATTTTGATTAAGTCAGACGGATATCCAACATACAATTTTGCTAACGTTGTTGACGATCATCTTCAGCAGATTACTCACGTTGTAAGAGGTAATGAATATATTTCTTCATCACCTAAATATCAGAGATTATATGAAGCTTTTGGTTGGGAACCACCTAAATACGTTCATTTACCTTTGATTACAGATGAAAATCACAAGAAGTTAAGCAAGCGTTCAGGTCACGCTTCATATGAAGATTTAATTGAACAGGGATTTTTACCTGAAGCAGTTGTTAACTATTTGGCACTTTTAGGATGGAGCCCTGAAGACAATAGAGAAATCTTTTCACTTGATGAGTTGATTAAGGAATTTGATTATCACAAGGTAAACAAGAGCCCATCAGTATTTGATATTCAGAAGCTTAAATGGATGAATGGGGAATACATTAAGGCTATGGACAATGAAAAATTCTATGAAAAAGCTATGCCATACATCAAGAAAGTTATTACTAAGGATTTGGATTTAGAGAAGATTCTTGATATGGTTAAGACTAGAATTGAAACATTCCCAGAGCTTATGGATATGGTTGATTTCTTTGAAGAATTATCTGAATATGATGTGGCTATGTACACTCATAAGAAGATGAAAACTAATTCAGAAAATTCATTAGAAGTGTTAACAGAATTACTTCCAATTCTTGAAGCAACAGATGATTATTCAGTTGACGGACTTCACGATACAGTATTTGAATATATTGGAAAGAAGGGTTGCAAGAATGGTCAGGCTTTATGGCCACTTAGAACTGCAGTTTCAGGAAAGCAGATGACACCTGCCGGGGCTTTTGAAATTATGGAAGTTATCGGAAAAGAAGAATCAATTAGCAGAATTAAGAAAGGTATTGAATTATTATCAAAATAA
- the csn2-St gene encoding CRISPR-associated protein Csn2-St yields the protein MRLTIKNFKKSYEVGLEKVNQWCGSNVIRKNEILKMLSKYFSKSKYVEWEEKIRCDVFCGKEKLGREYFEIYNVDSREQFISQLKIGKNTLLMKYILNKILMSFDIETDMEKINDLLMRIYENINNELFSSFENFSIDFESSNLFEIMQESVACNKNGENINYLSTYELIINYIELIEKLNEESGKQKLLIINNIDHMINQQEYRKIFEYSKTISEKSDINFLFTISLDGYCVVDKEDFESITIINDEEFIMPEYNRVADYIEKNYPIYRESDYQWVEYNLENCINKIGVSNQSVDLGINIILCILNRSLNVDNKVKYKTNNIELNFLNVQ from the coding sequence ATGAGATTAACAATAAAAAATTTCAAAAAAAGTTATGAAGTCGGATTAGAAAAAGTTAATCAATGGTGTGGAAGCAATGTTATTAGAAAAAATGAAATTTTAAAAATGTTATCAAAGTATTTTTCAAAATCAAAATATGTTGAATGGGAGGAAAAAATAAGATGTGATGTATTTTGTGGTAAGGAAAAATTAGGGAGAGAATATTTTGAAATATATAATGTAGATTCAAGAGAACAATTTATATCACAATTAAAAATAGGTAAAAATACCTTATTGATGAAATACATTTTGAATAAAATTTTAATGAGCTTTGATATAGAGACTGATATGGAAAAAATTAATGATTTATTGATGAGAATTTATGAGAATATTAATAATGAATTGTTTAGTAGTTTTGAAAATTTTTCTATAGATTTTGAATCAAGTAATTTATTTGAAATTATGCAGGAGAGTGTGGCTTGTAACAAAAACGGAGAAAATATAAATTATTTATCTACATATGAGTTAATAATTAACTATATTGAATTAATAGAAAAATTAAATGAGGAAAGTGGAAAGCAGAAATTATTAATTATTAACAATATTGATCATATGATAAATCAACAGGAATACAGAAAAATATTTGAATATTCTAAAACAATATCGGAAAAGTCAGATATAAATTTTTTGTTTACAATAAGTCTTGATGGATATTGCGTAGTAGATAAAGAAGACTTTGAGTCAATAACAATAATTAATGATGAAGAATTTATAATGCCTGAATATAATAGAGTTGCAGATTATATTGAAAAGAATTATCCAATATATAGAGAAAGTGATTATCAATGGGTAGAATACAATTTAGAGAATTGCATTAATAAAATAGGAGTTAGTAATCAAAGTGTTGATTTAGGGATAAATATTATACTTTGTATTTTAAATAGATCGTTAAATGTAGACAATAAAGTTAAATATAAAACCAATAATATAGAACTAAACTTTTTAAATGTCCAATAA
- the cas2 gene encoding CRISPR-associated endonuclease Cas2, with translation MLEYKTMRMLCMFDLPVDLPEERKAYRDFRKNLIKEGFIMIQYSVYVRTCPSREYGNRLVSRVKKFAPSKGNIRLLTITEKQYNDMKIIVGSRKLNEERVGSGRFTVI, from the coding sequence ATGTTGGAGTATAAAACTATGCGAATGTTATGTATGTTTGATTTACCAGTAGATTTGCCAGAAGAAAGAAAGGCTTATCGAGATTTTAGAAAAAACTTAATAAAAGAAGGCTTCATAATGATACAATACTCGGTATATGTAAGAACTTGTCCAAGTAGAGAGTATGGCAATCGTCTAGTAAGTAGAGTAAAAAAGTTTGCTCCGAGTAAGGGAAATATTCGTTTATTAACAATAACGGAAAAACAATATAATGATATGAAAATTATTGTGGGAAGTAGAAAATTGAATGAAGAACGAGTAGGGAGTGGGAGGTTTACAGTAATATGA
- the cas1 gene encoding type II CRISPR-associated endonuclease Cas1, producing MAFRVVFIENEVGVRMKLDNLVLETYEGEVWIPISDISTVVLDNLKITLTTRLLSMLATNNVTLIVCNEKHLPIGLYCSYDNHSRVFKHIGYQINTSKEKYNEIWKNIVIRKILNQADVIEKLGKNNEISRDIRKMASETKDGDITNREAHAAKIYFNELMDSSFSRGNEEILLNSGLDYGYTIIRSYIARVCVGYGLNSQLGIHHKNEYNRFNLIDDLMEPIRPMLDCFTYYLLDGEEYFTLNHRKELINFLNHKVIYNNKKMYISNMIEEYIQQYAAVIAGKKEQFEIPKFEGYEGEFLYVGV from the coding sequence ATGGCATTTAGGGTGGTTTTTATCGAAAATGAAGTTGGAGTGAGAATGAAATTAGACAATCTAGTTTTAGAAACATATGAAGGAGAAGTATGGATACCAATAAGTGATATATCAACAGTAGTATTGGATAATTTGAAAATAACATTGACAACAAGATTATTATCAATGTTGGCGACAAATAATGTGACTTTGATTGTGTGCAACGAAAAACACTTGCCTATTGGATTATATTGTTCATACGACAATCATAGTAGAGTATTTAAACATATAGGATATCAGATTAATACAAGTAAGGAAAAATACAATGAAATTTGGAAAAATATTGTTATTAGAAAAATATTAAATCAGGCGGATGTAATAGAAAAACTAGGAAAGAATAATGAGATTAGTCGTGACATTAGAAAAATGGCATCAGAAACAAAAGATGGAGATATAACAAATAGAGAAGCTCATGCGGCAAAGATATATTTCAATGAGTTAATGGATTCAAGTTTTTCGAGAGGAAATGAAGAAATATTATTGAATTCCGGATTGGATTATGGTTATACAATTATTCGTTCTTATATTGCAAGAGTATGTGTTGGATATGGATTGAATTCCCAATTAGGAATACACCACAAAAATGAATATAATAGGTTTAATTTAATAGATGATTTAATGGAACCAATTAGACCTATGCTAGATTGTTTTACATATTATTTATTAGACGGAGAAGAGTATTTTACTTTAAATCATAGAAAAGAATTGATAAATTTTTTGAATCATAAAGTGATTTATAATAATAAAAAAATGTATATATCAAATATGATTGAGGAATATATACAACAATATGCAGCAGTAATAGCAGGAAAGAAAGAACAGTTTGAAATTCCTAAATTTGAAGGCTATGAGGGAGAATTTTTATATGTTGGAGTATAA
- the cas9 gene encoding type II CRISPR RNA-guided endonuclease Cas9 (Cas9, originally named Csn1, is the large, multifunctional signature protein of type II CRISPR/Cas systems. It is well known even to general audiences because its RNA-guided endonuclease activity has made it a popular tool for custom editing of eukaryotic genomes.), which produces MGYTVGLDIGVASVGVAVLDENDNIVEAVSNIFDEADTSNNKVRRTLREGRRTKRRQKTRIEDFKQLWETSGYIIPHKLHLNIIELRNKGLTELLSLDELYCVLLSMLKHRGISYLEDADDGEKGNAYKKGLAFNEKQLKEKMPCEIQLERMKKYGKYHGEFIIEINDEKEYQSNVFTTKAYKKELEKIFETQRCNGNKINTKFIKKYMEIYERKREYYIGPGNEKSRTDYGIYTTRTDEEGNFIDEKNIFGKLIGKCSVYPEEYRASSASYTAQEFNLLNDLNNLKINNEKLTEFQKKEIVEIIKDASSVNMRKIIKKVIDEDIEQYSGARIDKKGKEIYHTFEIYRKLKKELKTINVDIDSFTREELDKTMDILTLNTERESIVKAFDEQKFVYEENLIKKLIEFRKNNQRLFSGWHSFSYKAMLQLIPVMYKEPKEQMQLLTEMNVFKSKKEKYVNYKYIPENEVVKEIYNPVVVKSIRTTVKILNALIKKYGYPESVVIEMPRDKNSDDEKEKIDMNQKKNQEEYEKILNKIYDEKGIEITNKDYKKQKKLVLKLKLWNEQEGLCLYSGKKIAIEDLLNHPEFFEIDHIIPKSISLDDSRSNKVLVYKTENSIKENDTPYHYLTRINGKWGFDEYKANVLELRRRGKIDDKKVNNLLCMEDITKIDVVKGFINRNLNDTRYASRVVLNEMQSFFESRKYCNTKVKVIRGSLTYQMRQDLHLKKNREESYSHHAVDAMLIAFSQKGYEAYRKIQKDCYDFETGEILDKEKWNKYIDDDEFDDILYKERMNEIRKKIIEAEEKVKYNYKIDKKCNRGLCNQTIYGTREKDGKIHKISSYNIYDDKECNSLKKMINSGKGSDLLMYNNDPKTYRDMLKILETYSSEKNPFVAYNKETGDYFRKYSKNHNGPKVEKVKYYSGQINSCIDISHKYGHAKNSKKVVLVSLNPYRTDVYYDNDTGKYYLVGVKYNHIKCVGNKYVIDSETYNELLRKEGVLNSDENLEDLNSKNITYKFSLYKNDIIQYEKGGEYYTERFLSRIKEQKNLIETKPINKPNFQRKNKKGEWENTRNQIALAKTKYVGKLVTDVLGNCYIVNMEKFSLVVDK; this is translated from the coding sequence ATGGGTTATACAGTAGGATTAGATATAGGTGTTGCTTCAGTAGGAGTTGCAGTGTTAGATGAAAATGATAATATTGTTGAGGCGGTTTCAAATATATTTGATGAAGCTGATACTAGCAATAATAAGGTGAGAAGAACGCTTAGAGAGGGAAGAAGAACCAAAAGACGACAAAAAACAAGAATAGAGGATTTTAAACAACTTTGGGAAACATCAGGATATATAATACCACACAAATTACATCTCAATATTATTGAACTTAGAAATAAAGGATTAACAGAATTACTTTCTTTAGATGAATTATATTGTGTACTATTATCAATGCTCAAACATAGAGGAATATCTTATTTAGAAGATGCGGATGATGGCGAAAAAGGAAATGCGTATAAAAAAGGATTAGCATTCAATGAAAAGCAGCTAAAAGAAAAAATGCCATGCGAAATACAGCTTGAACGAATGAAGAAATATGGGAAATATCACGGAGAATTTATTATTGAAATAAATGATGAAAAAGAGTATCAAAGCAATGTATTTACAACAAAGGCATATAAGAAAGAACTTGAAAAAATTTTTGAAACTCAGAGATGTAATGGCAATAAAATAAATACAAAATTTATTAAAAAATATATGGAAATATATGAAAGAAAAAGAGAATATTACATAGGACCAGGCAATGAAAAATCAAGAACGGATTACGGAATATATACAACGAGAACAGATGAAGAAGGAAATTTCATAGATGAGAAAAATATTTTTGGAAAATTAATTGGAAAATGCAGTGTATATCCTGAGGAATATAGGGCATCTAGCGCGTCTTACACAGCACAAGAATTTAATTTGCTGAATGATCTCAATAATTTGAAGATTAATAATGAAAAATTAACAGAATTTCAAAAAAAAGAAATTGTTGAGATTATAAAAGATGCTAGTTCTGTAAATATGCGAAAAATCATAAAAAAAGTTATAGATGAAGATATTGAACAATATAGCGGAGCGAGAATTGATAAAAAAGGAAAAGAAATATATCACACTTTTGAAATATATAGAAAACTAAAAAAAGAATTAAAAACAATAAATGTGGATATAGATAGTTTTACAAGGGAAGAACTAGATAAAACAATGGATATTCTGACATTAAATACAGAAAGGGAGTCTATTGTTAAAGCTTTTGATGAACAAAAATTTGTTTATGAAGAAAATTTGATTAAAAAATTAATTGAATTTAGGAAAAATAATCAACGTTTATTTTCTGGATGGCATTCATTTTCATATAAAGCAATGTTGCAATTGATACCAGTAATGTATAAGGAACCTAAAGAGCAAATGCAATTATTAACAGAAATGAATGTGTTTAAGTCTAAAAAGGAAAAATATGTAAATTATAAATACATACCAGAAAATGAAGTTGTTAAAGAAATATATAATCCTGTTGTTGTAAAATCTATAAGAACTACAGTGAAAATTCTAAATGCTTTAATTAAAAAATATGGTTATCCTGAAAGTGTAGTTATTGAAATGCCTAGGGATAAGAATTCTGATGATGAAAAAGAGAAGATAGATATGAATCAGAAGAAAAATCAGGAAGAATATGAAAAAATCCTTAATAAGATATATGATGAAAAGGGGATTGAAATAACGAACAAAGATTATAAAAAACAGAAAAAATTAGTGTTAAAACTTAAATTATGGAATGAGCAGGAAGGGTTATGTCTATATTCAGGTAAAAAAATAGCTATAGAAGATTTGCTAAATCATCCAGAATTTTTTGAAATTGATCATATTATTCCAAAATCAATTTCGTTAGATGACAGCAGAAGCAATAAAGTATTGGTTTACAAAACGGAAAACAGTATAAAGGAAAATGATACTCCTTATCATTATTTGACAAGAATTAACGGAAAATGGGGATTTGATGAATATAAGGCAAATGTCTTAGAACTAAGAAGAAGGGGGAAAATAGATGATAAAAAAGTAAACAATTTATTGTGTATGGAAGATATAACAAAGATTGATGTGGTGAAAGGGTTTATCAATAGAAACTTAAATGATACCAGATATGCTTCAAGAGTAGTGCTAAATGAGATGCAGTCATTTTTTGAATCTAGAAAATATTGTAATACAAAAGTAAAAGTGATAAGAGGAAGTCTTACATATCAAATGAGACAAGATTTGCATCTCAAAAAAAATAGAGAAGAATCATATTCTCATCATGCCGTAGATGCGATGCTTATAGCATTTTCACAAAAAGGATATGAAGCATATAGGAAAATTCAAAAAGATTGCTATGATTTTGAAACAGGGGAAATTTTAGACAAAGAGAAATGGAATAAATATATTGATGATGATGAATTTGATGATATCCTTTACAAAGAAAGAATGAATGAAATTAGAAAAAAAATAATAGAAGCGGAGGAGAAGGTTAAATATAATTATAAAATAGACAAAAAATGCAATAGAGGATTGTGTAATCAAACAATTTATGGAACTAGAGAAAAGGATGGAAAAATACACAAAATTAGTTCATACAATATATATGATGATAAAGAATGCAATTCTTTGAAGAAAATGATTAACAGTGGTAAAGGTAGTGATTTGTTAATGTACAATAACGATCCAAAAACATATAGAGATATGCTAAAAATACTTGAAACATATTCAAGCGAAAAAAATCCTTTTGTGGCATACAACAAAGAAACTGGAGATTATTTTAGAAAGTATTCGAAAAATCACAATGGACCTAAAGTTGAAAAAGTAAAGTATTATAGTGGTCAGATAAATAGTTGTATTGATATATCTCATAAGTATGGTCATGCAAAAAACAGTAAAAAGGTAGTATTAGTAAGTCTGAATCCGTATAGGACAGATGTGTATTATGACAATGACACTGGGAAATATTATCTTGTGGGAGTTAAATATAATCACATTAAATGTGTTGGAAACAAATATGTCATTGATAGTGAAACATATAATGAATTATTGCGTAAAGAAGGTGTTTTAAATAGTGACGAAAACCTAGAAGATTTAAATAGCAAGAATATTACATACAAATTTTCTCTCTATAAGAATGATATTATTCAATATGAAAAAGGCGGAGAGTATTATACAGAAAGATTTTTGTCTAGAATAAAAGAACAGAAAAATTTAATTGAAACTAAGCCAATTAATAAACCAAATTTTCAACGCAAAAATAAAAAAGGAGAGTGGGAAAATACAAGAAATCAAATAGCGCTAGCAAAAACAAAATATGTTGGAAAATTGGTGACAGATGTTCTTGGAAATTGTTACATTGTTAACATGGAAAAGTTTAGTTTAGTTGTTGACAAGTAG
- a CDS encoding CpXC domain-containing protein — protein MSRTNEETIKCPKCGKESKFVMWSSINTVLDPEMKKKVLTGEIFKFKCNKCGCEARINYSSLYHQMEDRIMIYYVQDEEEYESACNMFSGEDMPEIFEDLMAEKYLYRIVTSPGELREKIIIFDNGLDDRVIEIAKIFYIGQAKEQGIKVKHIFFDVNSEGKYMFIIFDENGETKMASIEKELLEKIREEVLKDSPDIREDRFDIDENWALEKIMEE, from the coding sequence ATGTCAAGAACGAATGAAGAAACAATTAAATGTCCAAAGTGTGGAAAAGAGAGTAAGTTTGTTATGTGGAGCAGCATAAATACTGTTCTTGATCCGGAAATGAAGAAGAAGGTATTAACAGGAGAGATTTTTAAATTCAAATGTAATAAGTGCGGTTGTGAAGCAAGGATAAATTATAGCAGTCTCTATCATCAGATGGAAGATAGAATAATGATATATTATGTTCAGGATGAGGAAGAATATGAAAGTGCGTGCAATATGTTTAGTGGCGAAGATATGCCTGAAATATTCGAGGATTTAATGGCAGAAAAATATCTGTATAGAATCGTAACATCTCCGGGAGAATTAAGAGAAAAAATAATTATTTTCGATAATGGATTGGACGATAGAGTAATAGAGATTGCAAAGATTTTTTACATTGGTCAGGCAAAAGAACAAGGCATTAAAGTAAAACATATATTCTTTGATGTAAACAGTGAGGGCAAGTATATGTTTATTATATTTGACGAAAATGGAGAGACGAAAATGGCAAGCATTGAGAAAGAATTATTGGAAAAAATTAGAGAAGAAGTGTTGAAGGATAGTCCGGATATTAGAGAGGATAGGTTTGACATAGACGAAAACTGGGCGTTGGAAAAGATAATGGAAGAATAA
- a CDS encoding IS30 family transposase: protein MPKQLSLSERIIIERMISKDYSFASIGRNLERSASTISREVIKYRCFVDRIPLPGENDCTHKNSCLKNSICDDVGVHGCYGYRCKRCPEDRICTNICASYESSQCPLLDKPPYVCTNCSMLKQCKRNKAYYTAHRADAAHHKSIRNAHSGVRKTPSELRAIADIIEPLIAKGQSLNHICATHLDELGISERTLYNYIDQGVFKVRNIDLPKKVVYRQRRPKKVLTKLEYQYRQGRTYEDFKSFMEANPDLPVVEMDTVKGGRNKGKVFLTMIFRRTSFMLIFLMNDGTQDSVIQIFDSLTEILGVSLFKRLFPVILTDNGVEFKNPQALEHTRTGLSRTRVFFCDPQASWQKPQVENNHRLIRRILPKGVSFSPLTVADVTLICCHINSVLRENLDNKTPFDLMDSKDGKKLLSLLQLSPIPPDEVTLSPKLLKR, encoded by the coding sequence ATGCCAAAACAATTATCCTTATCTGAACGAATAATTATTGAACGTATGATTAGTAAAGACTACTCTTTTGCCTCTATTGGTAGAAATCTTGAACGTTCAGCTTCTACCATTTCTAGAGAAGTAATTAAATATCGATGCTTTGTTGATAGAATTCCTCTCCCTGGCGAGAATGATTGTACTCACAAAAACTCTTGCCTAAAGAATTCTATCTGCGATGATGTTGGAGTACATGGATGTTATGGATATCGTTGTAAGCGATGTCCTGAAGATCGTATATGCACAAATATTTGCGCTTCTTATGAATCTTCTCAATGTCCTCTTTTAGATAAACCTCCTTATGTCTGCACTAATTGTTCTATGCTTAAACAATGTAAACGTAACAAGGCTTACTATACAGCTCACAGAGCTGATGCTGCTCATCACAAAAGCATTCGCAATGCTCATTCCGGTGTCAGAAAAACTCCATCTGAATTAAGAGCAATTGCTGATATAATTGAACCTCTTATTGCTAAAGGTCAATCTCTAAATCACATTTGTGCTACGCACTTAGATGAATTGGGTATATCAGAGAGAACTCTCTATAATTACATTGACCAGGGTGTTTTTAAGGTTCGTAATATTGACCTTCCTAAAAAGGTTGTTTACAGGCAACGTAGGCCTAAAAAGGTTCTTACCAAGCTTGAATACCAATATAGACAAGGTCGCACCTATGAAGATTTCAAATCCTTCATGGAAGCAAACCCAGATCTACCTGTTGTAGAAATGGATACTGTAAAGGGTGGTCGTAATAAGGGAAAAGTATTTCTTACTATGATTTTTAGAAGGACAAGTTTTATGCTTATCTTTCTAATGAACGATGGAACTCAGGATAGTGTAATTCAGATTTTTGATTCCTTAACTGAGATTCTTGGAGTCTCTCTATTCAAGAGATTATTTCCTGTTATCTTGACCGATAACGGCGTTGAATTCAAAAATCCTCAAGCACTTGAACACACAAGAACAGGGCTTTCCAGAACTCGTGTATTCTTTTGTGATCCTCAAGCTTCGTGGCAAAAACCACAGGTCGAAAACAACCATCGTTTAATACGAAGAATACTTCCTAAAGGTGTTAGTTTTTCACCCCTCACTGTTGCTGACGTAACGTTAATCTGTTGTCATATAAACAGTGTTCTTCGTGAAAATTTAGATAACAAAACACCTTTTGATTTAATGGACTCCAAAGACGGAAAAAAGTTATTGTCTTTGCTACAACTTTCACCTATTCCACCCGATGAAGTTACTTTGAGTCCAAAGCTACTTAAGCGTTAA
- a CDS encoding helix-turn-helix domain-containing protein, whose protein sequence is MPKQLSLSERIIIERMISKDYSFASIGRNLERSTSTISREVIKYRCFVDRIPLPGENDCTHKNSCLKAT, encoded by the coding sequence ATGCCAAAACAATTATCCTTATCTGAACGAATAATTATTGAACGTATGATTAGTAAAGACTACTCTTTTGCCTCTATTGGTAGAAATCTTGAACGTTCAACTTCTACCATTTCTAGAGAAGTAATTAAATATCGATGCTTTGTTGATAGAATTCCTCTCCCTGGCGAGAATGATTGTACTCACAAAAACTCTTGCCTAAAGGCTACTTAA
- a CDS encoding manganese efflux pump MntP family protein yields the protein MNLLDVFFIGVGLSMDAFAVSICKGLKMKVIDLKQSFIIAFFFGAFQLMMPLIGYALSASFVEYINKYSHWIAFVLLLVIGVNMIREALGDSEEEKEVIESVTDFKELFMLAIATSIDALAVGVTFGTMGSKLETSIWASVILIGITTFAISLGGVFIGNAFGAKYKSKAEVVGGIILIIIGLKVVIEHFT from the coding sequence ATGAATTTATTAGATGTTTTTTTTATAGGAGTAGGGCTTTCAATGGATGCCTTTGCAGTTTCGATTTGTAAAGGATTAAAAATGAAAGTAATAGACTTAAAGCAAAGCTTTATTATAGCTTTCTTCTTTGGAGCATTTCAGCTTATGATGCCTTTAATAGGATACGCTTTAAGTGCAAGTTTTGTTGAATATATTAACAAGTATAGTCATTGGATAGCTTTTGTACTATTATTGGTTATTGGCGTAAATATGATACGAGAAGCTTTGGGAGACAGTGAAGAAGAGAAAGAAGTCATAGAATCAGTTACGGATTTTAAGGAATTATTTATGCTTGCCATAGCTACAAGCATTGATGCACTTGCAGTTGGTGTAACCTTTGGCACAATGGGAAGCAAGTTGGAAACATCGATTTGGGCATCAGTTATTCTAATTGGGATTACAACATTTGCAATATCCCTTGGTGGAGTTTTTATTGGAAATGCCTTTGGAGCTAAGTACAAGTCTAAAGCAGAGGTTGTAGGAGGAATAATTCTTATAATAATTGGATTAAAAGTGGTAATTGAACATTTTACTTAA